A genomic stretch from Fusobacterium varium includes:
- the yajC gene encoding preprotein translocase subunit YajC, which yields MNEILAKYGTWIMLVVWGLIIYLFMILPNKKKAKKQKEMLDSLKEGVNIVTIGGIKGTIVAVREEEVDVKVDKGIKVTFVKSAISRVL from the coding sequence ATGAACGAAATATTAGCTAAATATGGAACTTGGATAATGCTAGTTGTTTGGGGATTAATTATATACCTATTTATGATTCTTCCAAACAAGAAAAAAGCTAAAAAACAAAAAGAGATGTTAGACTCATTAAAAGAGGGAGTTAACATAGTAACTATTGGAGGAATAAAAGGAACAATAGTTGCAGTTAGAGAAGAAGAAGTAGATGTTAAAGTAGATAAAGGCATAAAAGTAACATTTGTTAAAAGTGCAATCTCAAGAGTTTTATAG
- a CDS encoding 4Fe-4S binding protein: protein MHVIDKDTCIGCGACEGTCPVGAISATDDGKYAIGDACVDCGACAGGCPVSAIAAE from the coding sequence ATGCACGTAATAGATAAAGATACTTGTATCGGATGTGGAGCTTGTGAAGGAACTTGTCCAGTAGGAGCTATATCAGCAACTGATGATGGAAAATACGCTATCGGAGATGCTTGTGTAGATTGTGGTGCTTGTGCTGGTGGATGTCCAGTTTCTGCTATCGCAGCTGAATAA
- a CDS encoding N-acetylmuramoyl-L-alanine amidase: MRKIITVVTFLLLTIFSFAGNIRNVKMSGANLTVDFSGSTKPNYTMNYDEYNKLIFLEFPGSKLDTKINEKSFKNKYVESLQVVNYGGSVGFFIKLNKNISYKGALKGNDFVVTFSDSSTRKQFTIAIDAGHGGKDPGAIGFKKYYEKTVVLAVSRYLRDELKKDFNVIMTRDSDRFIKLSERPRIANRAKANMFISIHANSAVSSKQNGVEVFYFSKKSSPYAERIAAFENSFGDKYGDKSNSIAQIMGELAYKKNQEKSIGFARKTNNALAAAIGLRNRGIHGANFAVLRGFNGPGVLIEVGFISNQGDLKKITSPTYQKRMAQEIAKQVRDYFY; this comes from the coding sequence ATGAGAAAGATTATAACGGTAGTAACATTTCTATTATTGACAATTTTTTCTTTTGCTGGAAATATTAGAAATGTAAAGATGAGTGGGGCAAATTTAACTGTTGATTTTTCAGGAAGTACAAAACCAAATTATACAATGAATTATGATGAATATAATAAACTGATTTTTCTTGAATTTCCTGGAAGCAAATTAGATACTAAAATAAATGAAAAAAGTTTTAAAAATAAATATGTGGAAAGTTTACAAGTAGTAAATTATGGTGGCTCTGTAGGTTTTTTTATTAAACTAAATAAAAATATTAGCTATAAAGGAGCTCTTAAAGGAAATGATTTTGTAGTTACTTTTAGTGACAGTTCAACTAGAAAGCAGTTTACTATTGCCATAGATGCTGGACATGGAGGAAAAGATCCAGGAGCAATTGGATTTAAAAAGTATTATGAAAAAACAGTTGTTTTAGCAGTAAGTAGATATTTAAGGGATGAGCTAAAAAAAGACTTTAATGTGATAATGACTAGAGATAGTGACAGATTTATTAAGTTGTCAGAACGTCCAAGAATAGCCAATAGAGCTAAGGCTAATATGTTTATTAGTATCCATGCTAACTCAGCAGTTTCAAGTAAACAAAATGGAGTAGAAGTATTTTATTTTTCAAAAAAATCTTCTCCATATGCTGAGAGAATAGCAGCTTTTGAAAACAGTTTCGGAGATAAATATGGAGATAAAAGTAACTCTATAGCTCAAATTATGGGAGAGTTAGCTTATAAAAAAAACCAAGAGAAATCTATTGGATTTGCAAGAAAAACTAATAATGCTTTAGCAGCAGCTATTGGTTTAAGAAATAGAGGAATTCATGGAGCTAACTTTGCAGTATTAAGAGGATTTAACGGACCAGGGGTATTGATAGAGGTAGGATTTATTAGTAACCAAGGGGATTTGAAAAAAATTACAAGTCCAACATATCAAAAGAGAATGGCTCAAGAGATAGCTAAACAAGTAAGAGATTATTTTTATTAA
- a CDS encoding methylated-DNA--[protein]-cysteine S-methyltransferase — protein MKGKGYLEVKDFGILEIVEEEDGISSINFVEKIDEAIESDEVKRCIQQLKEYFLGKRREFNIKLDIRTGTEFQKKAWKALVEIPYGETRSYQEQAIAIGNPKAVRAVGGANNKNPISIIIPCHRVIGKNKKLVGYGGGLLKKEFLLNLEKTDIKERKDGI, from the coding sequence ATGAAGGGAAAAGGGTATTTAGAAGTAAAAGATTTTGGAATTCTTGAAATTGTTGAAGAGGAAGATGGAATAAGTTCTATTAACTTTGTGGAAAAAATAGATGAAGCTATTGAATCTGATGAAGTAAAGAGATGTATTCAGCAATTAAAAGAGTACTTTTTGGGAAAAAGAAGAGAATTTAATATAAAACTAGATATAAGGACAGGAACAGAATTTCAAAAAAAGGCATGGAAAGCATTAGTAGAAATACCTTATGGTGAAACTAGAAGTTACCAAGAACAGGCGATAGCTATTGGAAATCCTAAAGCGGTAAGAGCTGTGGGAGGGGCTAATAATAAAAATCCAATATCTATTATAATACCTTGTCATAGAGTAATAGGAAAAAATAAAAAACTTGTAGGTTATGGTGGAGGTCTTTTAAAAAAAGAGTTTCTGCTAAATTTAGAAAAAACAGATATTAAGGAGAGGAAAGATGGAATTTAA
- the grpE gene encoding nucleotide exchange factor GrpE — protein sequence MTDKDLKEEKEILEENIDREENCTCNCENKESEEKCCCEADKNYEEEIGKLQAEVEDWKQSYLRKQADFQNFTKRKEKELEELRKFASEKIITKLLDGVDNLERAITASSETKDFDGLVKGVDMILTQLKGIMESEGVEAIKAEGKYDPMFHHAVMVEDNPEYQDDEIVLELQKGYTMKGKVIRPSMVKVCKRG from the coding sequence ATGACAGATAAAGATTTAAAAGAGGAAAAAGAAATATTAGAAGAAAATATAGATAGAGAAGAAAATTGTACATGCAACTGTGAAAATAAAGAATCAGAAGAAAAATGTTGTTGCGAAGCAGATAAAAACTATGAAGAGGAAATTGGAAAGCTTCAAGCAGAAGTTGAAGATTGGAAACAATCTTATTTAAGAAAACAAGCTGATTTCCAAAACTTCACTAAGAGAAAAGAAAAAGAGTTAGAAGAATTAAGAAAATTTGCATCAGAAAAGATAATAACTAAATTATTAGATGGTGTAGATAACTTAGAAAGAGCTATAACAGCATCATCAGAAACTAAAGATTTTGATGGATTAGTAAAAGGCGTTGATATGATACTAACTCAACTAAAAGGTATTATGGAATCTGAAGGAGTTGAAGCTATAAAAGCTGAAGGTAAATATGATCCAATGTTCCATCATGCTGTAATGGTTGAAGACAATCCAGAATATCAAGATGATGAGATAGTTTTAGAACTTCAAAAAGGATATACAATGAAGGGAAAAGTAATTAGACCTTCAATGGTAAAAGTTTGTAAAAGAGGATAA
- a CDS encoding aldose 1-epimerase family protein gives MEFKLKNNTIEVRVESKGAELTGIKDLVTGQEYVWQKDPKFWAKSSPVLFPFVGAIKEDRYFYNGKEYNIKTKHGFARDNEFKLSSQGENFLDFVFESSEETRKIYPFDFKFFMKYIIEEKTVKIEYRVENLTDGDMYFSLGAHPAFNAPTDENVKVTDYYIEFEKEEDGEIFGLNGALISSKDKIKFFEGNRINLERDRFINDAAIIENPNSKVVWLRNSKNSSGVKFEYDGFKYIAFWNVPGADYVCFEPWNGISDYDNASGELTEKVGIEKLEKGGQYTRELNITIF, from the coding sequence ATGGAATTTAAATTAAAAAACAATACAATAGAAGTAAGAGTAGAAAGTAAGGGAGCAGAACTAACAGGAATAAAAGATTTAGTAACCGGACAAGAGTATGTTTGGCAAAAAGATCCTAAATTTTGGGCAAAAAGTTCACCAGTATTATTTCCTTTTGTAGGAGCAATAAAAGAAGATAGATATTTTTACAATGGAAAAGAGTATAATATAAAAACAAAACATGGATTTGCTAGAGATAATGAGTTTAAATTATCAAGTCAAGGAGAAAATTTCTTAGATTTTGTTTTTGAATCAAGTGAAGAAACAAGAAAGATTTATCCTTTTGATTTTAAATTCTTTATGAAATATATAATAGAAGAAAAAACAGTAAAAATTGAGTACAGAGTTGAAAATTTAACTGATGGAGATATGTATTTCTCTTTAGGAGCACACCCTGCATTTAATGCACCAACAGATGAAAATGTAAAAGTTACAGATTACTATATAGAGTTTGAAAAAGAGGAAGATGGAGAAATTTTTGGACTTAATGGAGCATTAATCTCTTCTAAAGATAAAATCAAATTCTTTGAAGGAAATAGAATTAATTTAGAAAGAGATAGATTTATAAATGATGCTGCAATTATAGAAAATCCAAATTCTAAAGTAGTTTGGCTAAGAAATAGTAAAAATAGTTCAGGAGTAAAATTTGAATATGATGGATTTAAATATATAGCATTTTGGAATGTACCAGGAGCAGATTATGTTTGCTTTGAACCATGGAATGGAATTTCAGATTATGACAATGCTTCTGGAGAATTAACTGAAAAAGTTGGAATAGAAAAATTGGAAAAAGGTGGACAATATACTAGAGAATTAAATATTACAATTTTTTAA
- the dnaJ gene encoding molecular chaperone DnaJ produces the protein MAKRDYYEVLGVAKDASDAEIKKAYRKAAMKYHPDKFSNASEKEKKEAEEKFKEVNEAYQVISDKEKRAQYDRFGHAAFEQGGPGGFGGGFGGDASGFEDIFSSFFGGGAGGFGGFSGFGGSGRRSYVEPGADLRYQVEITLEEAAKGIEKTIKYKRNGKCGTCNGTGAEPGSAMKKCPKCNGSGRIKTVQRTILGNFESYAECDECHGKGEIPEKKCKKCYGTGIVKETVEQKIKIPAGIDDGQKLRISGMGEASETGGPNGDLYVVIRVKPHELFERRGDDILCEIPITFTTAALGGEVEIPTLNGKKNIKIPAGTQTGKFFKLKGEGIKSLRGSMTGDQLVQVVVETPTDLSEDQKELLRKFEESLKDKNYKKHKSIKDKIKAFFK, from the coding sequence ATGGCAAAAAGAGATTATTATGAAGTATTGGGAGTAGCAAAAGATGCTTCAGACGCAGAGATAAAAAAAGCATATAGAAAAGCTGCCATGAAATATCATCCTGATAAATTCAGCAATGCAAGTGAAAAAGAGAAAAAAGAAGCAGAAGAAAAATTTAAAGAAGTAAATGAAGCATATCAGGTGATATCAGATAAAGAAAAAAGAGCACAATATGATAGATTCGGTCATGCAGCATTTGAACAAGGTGGACCAGGAGGCTTTGGTGGAGGCTTCGGAGGAGATGCTAGTGGCTTTGAAGATATCTTCAGTTCATTCTTTGGTGGAGGAGCTGGAGGCTTTGGAGGATTTAGTGGCTTTGGTGGTAGTGGAAGAAGAAGCTATGTTGAGCCAGGAGCAGATCTAAGATATCAAGTTGAGATCACTTTAGAAGAAGCAGCTAAAGGAATAGAAAAAACTATAAAATATAAGAGAAATGGAAAATGTGGTACTTGTAATGGAACTGGAGCAGAGCCAGGAAGTGCTATGAAAAAATGTCCTAAATGTAATGGTTCAGGTAGAATAAAAACTGTTCAAAGAACAATTCTTGGAAACTTCGAAAGCTATGCAGAGTGTGATGAGTGTCATGGTAAAGGTGAAATTCCAGAGAAGAAATGTAAAAAATGTTATGGAACAGGAATTGTAAAAGAAACTGTTGAACAAAAAATAAAAATACCAGCAGGTATAGATGATGGACAAAAATTAAGAATAAGTGGAATGGGAGAAGCTAGTGAAACTGGTGGACCAAATGGAGATTTATATGTTGTTATTAGGGTAAAACCTCACGAACTTTTTGAAAGAAGAGGAGACGATATTCTTTGTGAAATCCCTATTACATTTACAACAGCAGCTCTAGGTGGAGAGGTAGAGATCCCAACTTTAAATGGTAAGAAAAATATAAAAATACCAGCAGGAACTCAAACAGGAAAATTCTTTAAACTTAAAGGAGAGGGAATAAAATCTCTAAGAGGATCTATGACAGGAGATCAGTTGGTACAAGTAGTTGTGGAAACTCCTACTGATTTAAGTGAAGATCAAAAAGAACTACTTAGAAAGTTTGAAGAGAGCTTAAAAGATAAAAATTATAAGAAGCATAAAAGTATAAAAGATAAAATAAAAGCATTTTTTAAATAA
- a CDS encoding GerMN domain-containing protein codes for MKRKTLIFFIVCWAFIIGSGIMYFTYATESEVITIENNQKSVENREKEKVTIYVPNSKLTTLEKREAEIDLAQSTKDRAIKLTEKIIEVLRGEKYIKSEDITLYNVYFNDKTIYLDFSSQIKELDNNTQKSLMTIYSIVNSLTETGKFNRVKIMVNGEDGTKNLGKFYTRNSGI; via the coding sequence TTGAAAAGAAAAACTTTAATCTTTTTTATAGTTTGCTGGGCATTTATTATAGGTTCAGGGATAATGTATTTTACATATGCAACAGAGAGTGAAGTTATAACTATAGAAAATAATCAAAAATCAGTAGAAAATAGAGAGAAAGAAAAAGTTACAATATATGTTCCAAATTCTAAATTGACAACTCTTGAAAAAAGAGAGGCAGAGATAGATTTAGCTCAAAGTACAAAGGATAGAGCAATTAAACTAACAGAGAAGATTATTGAAGTATTAAGAGGAGAAAAATATATAAAAAGTGAAGATATTACTTTATATAATGTATACTTTAATGATAAGACGATCTATTTAGATTTTAGCTCACAGATAAAAGAGTTAGATAATAATACTCAAAAAAGTTTAATGACTATTTACTCTATAGTTAATAGTTTAACTGAAACAGGTAAATTTAATAGAGTAAAAATAATGGTAAATGGAGAAGATGGAACAAAAAATTTAGGTAAATTTTATACAAGAAATAGTGGAATTTAG
- the hrcA gene encoding heat-inducible transcription repressor HrcA, with protein sequence MAITDREKLVLNAIVNYYLTFGDTIGSRTLVKKYGINLSSATIRNVMADLEDMGLIAKTHTSSGRIPTDKGYKYYLDELLKVEKLTKEEKENIELEYEFRINELDMLLQKTSSLLSKVTSYAGIVMEPSVLVERIKKVELVHVDDFMVVAVIVMENRSVKTKKIILDQAVSTEELELISKEINMKIRDNQVTLENIETFIKGRKLIKDEGRIFDDDGKLFINNVPSIFKDKNVNDISEALELFHHRKDIKLLFEQVVKSRENSLEKVNVIFGDELGIKGLEDYSFVYSIYKAGTSKGILGVIGPKRMAYSKTMGFIKYITQEVNKVINQIERKDESDDR encoded by the coding sequence ATGGCTATTACAGATAGAGAAAAATTAGTACTGAATGCTATAGTAAATTATTATTTAACTTTTGGTGATACTATAGGTTCAAGAACTTTGGTAAAAAAATATGGGATTAATCTTTCATCAGCTACAATTAGAAATGTAATGGCTGATTTGGAAGATATGGGGCTTATAGCAAAGACACATACCTCTTCTGGAAGGATTCCCACAGATAAAGGATATAAATATTATCTTGATGAGTTACTAAAAGTAGAAAAGTTAACTAAAGAGGAAAAAGAGAATATTGAGCTTGAATATGAGTTTAGGATTAATGAGTTAGATATGTTATTACAAAAAACCTCTTCTTTATTATCTAAAGTAACTTCATATGCTGGAATTGTAATGGAACCAAGTGTACTTGTAGAGAGAATAAAAAAGGTAGAATTGGTTCATGTAGATGACTTTATGGTTGTAGCTGTAATTGTTATGGAAAACAGATCAGTAAAAACTAAAAAGATAATCTTAGATCAAGCAGTTTCAACAGAAGAGTTAGAACTTATCTCAAAAGAGATAAATATGAAGATAAGAGATAATCAAGTAACTTTAGAAAATATTGAGACTTTTATTAAAGGTAGAAAATTAATAAAAGATGAGGGAAGAATTTTTGATGATGATGGTAAGTTATTTATAAATAATGTACCAAGTATATTTAAAGATAAAAATGTAAATGATATATCAGAAGCTTTAGAGCTTTTCCACCACAGGAAAGATATTAAATTACTATTTGAACAAGTGGTTAAAAGTAGAGAGAATTCCTTAGAAAAGGTTAATGTAATCTTTGGAGATGAGCTTGGAATAAAAGGACTTGAAGATTATAGCTTTGTATATTCAATATATAAAGCAGGGACTTCAAAAGGAATTTTAGGGGTTATAGGACCTAAGAGAATGGCTTATTCAAAAACTATGGGATTCATTAAGTATATAACACAAGAGGTAAATAAAGTAATTAATCAAATAGAGAGAAAGGACGAATCAGATGACAGATAA
- the dnaK gene encoding molecular chaperone DnaK translates to MSKIIGIDLGTTNSCVAIMEGGSVTIIPNSEGARTTPSVVNIKENGEIIVGEIAKRQAITNPLSTVSSIKTHMGTDYKVEIFGKKYTPQEISAMTLKKLKKDAEAYLGEEVKEAVITVPAYFTDSQRQATKDAGIIAGLDVKRIINEPTAAALAYGLEKKKEEKVLVFDLGGGTFDVSVLEIADGVIEVISTAGNNHLGGDDFDNEVINWLTSEFKKETGIDLSNDKMAYQRLKDAAEKAKKELSSMMETSISLPFITMDATGPKHLEMKLTRAKFNDLTRHLVEATQGPTKTALNDADLNPSEIDEVLLVGGSTRIPAVQEWVESFFGKKPNKGINPDEVVAAGAAIQGGVLMGDVKDVLLLDVTPLSLGIETLGGVFTKMIEKNTTIPVKKSQIYSTAVDNQPAVTINVLQGERAKAADNHKLGEFNLEGIPAAPRGVPQIEVTFDIDANGIVHVSAKDLGTGKENTVTISGSTNLSKEDIERMTKEAEANEAEDRKFKELVETRNKADMLISSTEKSLKDYGDKASEQEKKDIEAAVEELKKVKDGEDKEAIEKAMEKLSQVAHKFAEEIYKEAQAKAQAQQGAQGAEKKADDDVAEAEVVD, encoded by the coding sequence ATGAGTAAAATAATCGGTATTGACTTAGGAACAACAAACTCATGTGTGGCAATAATGGAAGGGGGAAGCGTAACAATAATCCCTAACTCTGAAGGAGCTAGAACAACTCCATCAGTAGTAAATATCAAAGAAAATGGAGAAATCATAGTTGGAGAGATTGCAAAAAGACAAGCAATTACAAACCCACTATCAACAGTAAGTTCAATCAAAACTCATATGGGAACTGACTATAAAGTAGAAATTTTTGGAAAAAAATATACTCCACAAGAAATTTCTGCTATGACATTAAAAAAATTAAAGAAAGATGCTGAAGCTTACTTAGGAGAAGAAGTTAAAGAAGCAGTAATCACTGTACCAGCTTACTTTACAGACTCTCAAAGACAAGCAACTAAAGACGCTGGAATCATTGCTGGACTAGATGTAAAAAGAATTATTAACGAACCTACAGCAGCAGCTCTAGCATATGGACTAGAAAAGAAAAAAGAAGAAAAAGTTCTAGTGTTCGACCTTGGAGGAGGAACATTTGACGTATCAGTTCTTGAAATAGCTGATGGAGTAATCGAAGTTATATCTACAGCAGGAAACAACCACCTAGGAGGAGACGACTTCGATAATGAAGTTATCAACTGGTTAACATCTGAATTTAAAAAAGAAACTGGAATTGACCTATCAAATGATAAAATGGCATACCAAAGACTTAAAGATGCAGCAGAAAAAGCTAAAAAAGAACTATCTTCAATGATGGAAACTTCAATCTCTTTACCATTCATTACAATGGATGCTACAGGACCTAAACACTTAGAAATGAAATTAACAAGAGCTAAATTCAATGATTTAACAAGACACCTTGTTGAAGCAACTCAAGGACCTACAAAAACAGCTCTTAATGATGCTGACTTAAATCCATCAGAAATAGATGAAGTATTATTAGTTGGAGGATCTACAAGAATCCCAGCAGTTCAAGAATGGGTAGAATCATTCTTCGGTAAAAAACCTAATAAAGGAATCAACCCAGATGAAGTTGTTGCAGCAGGAGCAGCTATTCAAGGTGGAGTATTAATGGGAGACGTAAAAGACGTTCTATTACTAGACGTAACTCCATTATCTTTAGGAATTGAAACTCTAGGTGGAGTATTTACAAAAATGATTGAGAAAAATACTACTATTCCAGTTAAAAAATCTCAAATTTACTCTACAGCAGTAGATAACCAACCAGCAGTTACAATCAACGTACTACAAGGAGAAAGAGCTAAAGCAGCTGACAACCACAAACTAGGAGAATTTAACCTAGAAGGAATCCCAGCAGCTCCAAGAGGTGTACCTCAAATCGAAGTAACATTTGATATTGATGCTAACGGAATTGTACACGTATCAGCTAAAGACTTAGGAACAGGAAAAGAAAATACAGTAACTATTTCTGGATCAACTAACCTATCTAAAGAAGATATTGAAAGAATGACAAAAGAAGCTGAAGCAAATGAAGCTGAAGATAGAAAATTCAAAGAATTAGTAGAAACAAGAAATAAAGCAGATATGCTAATCTCTTCTACTGAAAAATCTCTAAAAGATTATGGAGATAAAGCTTCTGAACAAGAGAAAAAAGATATTGAAGCAGCAGTTGAAGAACTTAAAAAAGTAAAAGATGGAGAAGATAAAGAAGCTATAGAAAAAGCTATGGAAAAATTATCTCAAGTTGCTCATAAATTTGCTGAAGAGATCTATAAAGAAGCTCAAGCTAAAGCACAAGCTCAACAAGGAGCACAAGGTGCAGAGAAAAAAGCAGATGATGATGTAGCTGAAGCAGAAGTTGTTGACTAA